Genomic segment of Octadecabacter arcticus 238:
CTGTCAAATTCGGGGTGTGCTTGCACGGTAAAAATGCGGTCGCCATAAACCAAGGCCGCATTTTCGCAAAACGCGTTTGACGCAACAGGTGTCGCGTCGGCGGGGCGCTGCACAACCTGATCGCGGTGCCATGCGTTCAGAAAGATCTGTTCGCCCTGCCAGTCATAGGTTTGGCGCCCAACGGCCCAGCCACCTTTGAATTGCTCGACCTTACCGCCCAAGGCCTGCGCGATGATCTGGTGGCCAAAACAGATACCGACCAGCGGTCGCCCGATGCGGTAGACATCGTGGATCAGGGATTCCAGCGGCGCGATCCACGGCAGGTCATCGTAGGCGCCGTGTTTGGATCCAGTGATTAACCAGCCGTCGCACGTGTCCGGCCCGTCCGGGAAATCGCCGTCCACAACCGCGAATGTCTCAAACGTGAACCCCTGACCGTCGAGCAGTCGTTCAAACAGGTTGTTGATGTCGCCAATGGTTGGACGCAGCTCATCGGGAGCATGGCCAGTTTGCAGAATGCCGATTTTCATGAAGCACCAGTGTTATGGAATTGCATTGATATTAGGCGTTGGCGCGCCATCGCGCAAGCGTCGCCAACGACGGGGTCTTCAGACGGTATCGAGGTAAAGGTCGATCTGTTCTTCGGGGCTGAGTTCGGCAAATGCTTGCAATTCCTGCCGCTTGGTCGCGACAAGGTTGCGGATCAGTTCGGTGGGGAAAATCCGCGCGATCTGGTCGTCAGTTTCAAACAGATCAATGGCATCGGCCCAGTTTCCAGGCAGTTGCGGCAGGCCTTGATCATAAGCATTTCCGGTGATCGGTGCGGGGGGCATTTGGGCGTCTTCAATGCCGGTTAGGGCCGCGCCAAGAACGGCGGCCAGCATCAGGTAGGGGTTCACATCGCCCCCCGCAACGCGGTGCTCGATGCGCCGCGCCTTATGGCTGCCGCCGGGCACACGAATAGCAGCCGTGCGGTTTTCATAGGCCCAACAAATGGACGTCGGCGCGTGGGCATTGGGGACAAGGCGATCATAGGAATTGCCATGTGGCGCGAGGATCAGCGCAGAGGCTGACAGCCCGCTCATGCAGCCTGCAATGGCGTGGTGCAGCACGTCGGTGCCCTCTGGCCCGCCGTTGTCGAAGATGTTGTTGCCGTCTTTGCCGAGCACTGAGAAATGCACGTGCATGCCGTTGCCGGAATATTCGGGGTAGGGTTTTGCCATAAACGATGCGGCAAATCCGTGCTGTCGCGCCACGCCACGCACCAGCAGTTTGAACAGCCACGTGTCGTCAGCGGCTTTCATGGCGTGGCTGTGGGACAGGTTGATTTCGAATTGGCCAAGACCCGCTTCAGAGATTGCGGTTTCAGCGGGAATGTCCATCGCTTCGGCGCCGTCATAAAGGGCGGTGAAGTAGTTATCGAACGCATCAAGCGCGCGCAGGGACAGGATTTCTGCACCGGGGCGGCGTTTGCCTGTGCGTGGGCTGGCCACGACCTGAAGGTCTTTGCCGCTGTCATCTACAAGGTAGAATTCCAGTTCGGTGCCGCAGATCGGGGTCAGGCCACGATCTGCGTAGCGTTTCAACACCGCCGCCAGCGCGTGGCGTGGATCGCCTTCAAAGGCGCGCCCGTCTTCGCGATACATCCACATCGGCAAAAGTGCCGACGGATTATCCAGCCATGGCATTGGCAAAAATCCACGTTCCGTTGGAAGACAAATACCATCTGGGTCGCCTGCCTCAAATACCAGCGGCGAATTGTCGATGTCTTCGCCCCAGATATCGAGGTTCAGAACCGATAGCGGAAAGCGCGTGCCGTCTTCTTCTATCCCTTGCGCGAAACGCGTCGGCATACGTTTGCCACGGGCGACACCGTTGAGGTCAGAGGCCGCGACGCGGATGGTCTTGATATGTGGGTTATCATGAAGCCATGACATAGGAGATCACCGGATGATTTGAGGGCGAAAACGGAATTTCGGGCGCTTGGCGTCTTGCGGCAAATGGCTGTTCAGACGGCGCCCGATACGGCCCATGATGCCAATTATCACCAACGTCAAGAGAATGAAATAGAACGCCAGAATGGGGTAGGGCACGAAGGGATTGAACGTCTTGTCGGCAAAGAAACTTGCATAGTACAGCGCGTCGCCCTTTTGGCCCCACGCAGGAAAGCCGCTGAAAAATACCAGCGTCGTGGAGTGGAATAGAAAGATGGCTTCGTTGGTGTAGGCGGGCCATGCAAGCCGCAACATTGTCGGCCAGATCACGTGGCGAAACCTTGACCAACCGGACAGGCCGTAAGCGTCGGCCGCTTCTGTATCGCCCTTGGGGATAGATTGCAGAGCACCGTAAAAAATTTCGCCTGTATAGGCTGAGGTGTTGAGGAACAGCACGATCAGCGCGCCAAGCCACGCGGCGGTGAAGGGGTCAAAAAAGTCGTATTGGCTTTTGAGCGACAGGAAGAAGAAATAGGCAAAGAAGAACTGGATAAACAGCGGTGAGCCGCGAAACAGGAAGATGAACCATTCGGATGCTTTGCGGATAACCGGATTGCGCGCGGCTTTGCCAAGGGCGACGGCCGTGGCGAGGAAGAAGCCCGACAACAGCGCGACAACGCCGAAATACACGTTCCAGATCATTCCCGACCCGATCAGGGTGAACTGCTGACAAAGGGTGAAATCGGTGCGCGGCAGCAGACGTTCGCCGAACCCGATTGAGCGGAAGGCGTAGGCCTGAATGGTATCAAGACATTCCATCAAATGACTGCCCCATGCTTATTAAG
This window contains:
- a CDS encoding type 1 glutamine amidotransferase; the protein is MKIGILQTGHAPDELRPTIGDINNLFERLLDGQGFTFETFAVVDGDFPDGPDTCDGWLITGSKHGAYDDLPWIAPLESLIHDVYRIGRPLVGICFGHQIIAQALGGKVEQFKGGWAVGRQTYDWQGEQIFLNAWHRDQVVQRPADATPVASNAFCENAALVYGDRIFTVQAHPEFDSTFIDGLIKARAGTVPPALIETAKDNLTKDVDNTHLATQIGAFFKGVKS
- a CDS encoding glutamine synthetase family protein; the encoded protein is MSWLHDNPHIKTIRVAASDLNGVARGKRMPTRFAQGIEEDGTRFPLSVLNLDIWGEDIDNSPLVFEAGDPDGICLPTERGFLPMPWLDNPSALLPMWMYREDGRAFEGDPRHALAAVLKRYADRGLTPICGTELEFYLVDDSGKDLQVVASPRTGKRRPGAEILSLRALDAFDNYFTALYDGAEAMDIPAETAISEAGLGQFEINLSHSHAMKAADDTWLFKLLVRGVARQHGFAASFMAKPYPEYSGNGMHVHFSVLGKDGNNIFDNGGPEGTDVLHHAIAGCMSGLSASALILAPHGNSYDRLVPNAHAPTSICWAYENRTAAIRVPGGSHKARRIEHRVAGGDVNPYLMLAAVLGAALTGIEDAQMPPAPITGNAYDQGLPQLPGNWADAIDLFETDDQIARIFPTELIRNLVATKRQELQAFAELSPEEQIDLYLDTV
- a CDS encoding ABC transporter permease yields the protein MECLDTIQAYAFRSIGFGERLLPRTDFTLCQQFTLIGSGMIWNVYFGVVALLSGFFLATAVALGKAARNPVIRKASEWFIFLFRGSPLFIQFFFAYFFFLSLKSQYDFFDPFTAAWLGALIVLFLNTSAYTGEIFYGALQSIPKGDTEAADAYGLSGWSRFRHVIWPTMLRLAWPAYTNEAIFLFHSTTLVFFSGFPAWGQKGDALYYASFFADKTFNPFVPYPILAFYFILLTLVIIGIMGRIGRRLNSHLPQDAKRPKFRFRPQIIR